The DNA sequence AACCCTGTTCGACTTGACATTCCTCTCTCTTCATGTGTTTCTCCTCTCATGTCCTCTCATCTTCAGCTCAATCCTCATGTCCACCTCTGTTGGCTCCGGCCCATGGGAGGAAGTTTGGCTCAAAGTACCTGGTGGGTCATGAGGTCCATTTCACCTGTTCTCAGGGTTATCGCATGATAGGACCGGGAACACGCGTGTGCCATGAGAACGGTACCTGGAGCGGAGTCAGTGTCGTCTGTAAAGGTGAGTCGAAAAGCTTCAAATTACTGTGTAGCATACACTGTTAATCATGGAACATCaatacataatgtaaataattcaTTTGAAAACCGTTGATTCGAACTGGATGGAAACCAAcaactgtctttatgagtgaatcattgaatcattcaaacACTTATTGTTTCAGGAATGAAACATTTGACTGCCATCATGCTAATTCCTTCAGAAACTAATCAAGTGTCTGATTCATTCTGGaaagagtcactgaatcattcatgcaatcgattcattcaaaaacacaccTTCATCCATCAAGTAAACAAGTGTGTGCTTTTATGAGTGAATCATCGATTCAACAGAttcacttaaaaacaaaacaagtgagtGAATCATTGAAAGGTGTTTCTAGAACACCAAGACTACCGTTTTATTGTGGTATTGTGAGCTGGGAAATCTGTAATCCTCTTCAGGGTGACAGTACTGAGAtgtttcttataaatatatattctcataaattatataaaaaaaaattctaataatgaaGTTAGTATTTGTAGAAGCTTATTTCTACAATggtataatacaaataaaataggtAATTGTGATTTTCTCAGAATTGGAGTTACATAGAAACAATTTAGATTttcttcttgcaattctgagtttatgtctctaAGTTTATATCTTAAAACGAATTCTTAAATAAGACTCaaaatttagagaaaaaaatcCCAAGGCTGAAACCAATGTTATGCATGAGTATGAGAACCCATTTatacatatagtaaaataaacatacaagtacatatatgcatacataaagGTTGTGACTATTTCTTGTGTAAGAAACTATATTTCTCATTAATTCATATCCCAAGAttcatatttttgttctttttcatctaatctgttttattttccaCTCTGAAGCAGTAACAGACATCCGTAAAATCAAAACACACTTCCATCCGAGGTATTTCATAACTTTAAGACATTATTCTAAAACAAGAaaattttaataaagaataaatagAAGCGTCCAGACTTTGGACTGGTAGTGTACCTCGGTCTGTGTTTTGTATGAAGTCTCAGAGGTCAGAGGTTAAGCTCATGCACACATCTCATTAAGCGTGCCCATGGTCTGATAGCACGCAACTATTCTAAGCATGCTATTGATGACTTCCTTTAATAACGTTGCTGGCAGCAATCGGGACATTCCTTGTGGTACAGCGGGACGGGGTGTGTTTGAAAGGGCCGTGTGTTTGAGGGGAGCGTTTAGGTTAAAGGCAGCACAGACCGTGTAATGTCTATATTTCCGCAGGCGGGTGTAAGGGAGTCTATTTTGAGAGTTTTGAGGTCCGAAAGCACCTTTCAGACTTGCTGAGAAAAACATAACTATGTTCATAGgcagttttgatatattttgggAACTAAAGTGAACCTTTTACATCTGTAAATTCTTGCACTTAAGCTTTCtgggaaagaaaataaacaggACACTTCTGGCGAAGAAACATTCCTTTGGTCGGAAAAAAGTTTTGATTCCAAAGATTTTACTCTTAATACAGAAAATGTAGAACACATTCCAGgtgcaatattatatatatatatatatatagcatttggACTTTTTCATAACAATTAAGCATTAGCACATCATCCCATCACAATCACAATCCCAATcacgcgaataggcttttgcgttgagagcatgtggcagctgtgacattactgtgagggaaaagccatcatccaaaacaaaccatggctaacagtcagattcagccgtttatttatgatccagaatcagatcccgaggctgaaactgaacgagagcagcagcagcaacgactcgctccgagcggggctcgaacccgggtctccgggaggggaggcggacgcactaacaaggaggcagagatatttgaagcagttttactcaccgcctgcggttgcAACAcaagatcgtgaccctttttcgttgggattgcatcatcctcaagaaataaacgatacgcaaatccgtcgtcaaactgggccttgtttgtaaaacaagcattttagaaatgcagggaacaaacacaaacacttgcacaaccccgttgatgctctgtaaaaataaactccatccactggtcccttaatgctgttttttttggtaatctgtgcagggttgtcttgccctggaaaccaaaaacacacttcttttgtgacatttctcgacgctctcgctctgatcagtgaagtctgttgtgctctcagtgctctgctatacgggagcgtgcgctcttccggcagacgtgccctcaggacccatataaggaaattctgctccatctaacgtcacacagagccatactcgaaaaaaactttccaaaacttgtgacaaacgggaaggagtatttttggaacagaaatactccttcaaacgtacaacttaattttttaaactttgtccatgtttagcatgggaatccaactctttaacagtgtaaaaaactcagtttgcatgaaatagcatttcacccccccccttaagcatatttttgaaaacatttatgaaTCATCTAAACCAGATACTCAACCTCAGCATTACACCCTATACTTACATCACTACTGTTTTAATACAGAAATAACCAAATCAAAAGAAAGTGGTTTAAGGGACAGCTGCATCAGCTCTTCAGAGATCTCATGTGTAGCTATCAGTGCTCTATCTGCTCATCTCTGTCTTCTTCTGTCCACGAGCCTCTCAAGCATGCTCTCTCTGTCCATTACAGATGTTTACATCAGCATCAGTAAATTCCCATCTAGAGCAGATGTAAGTTTGCCCCCCGCAGCTGCTGCAGACAGATGTTGCGTGGCACACTAGCTGTTGTAAACCTAACCGTCCTCACAAGCGTTCACAATCAGATACTGTGAATACGACAGCGATGAATAATGAGAGAACACAGTTTAGATGAACTGGTTTTTAGAAGCCGCTCAACATTCCATTTCTCAGCTTCAACACTCCATTGTTAACATTCCAGGAGATCTGTTTCATTTCACTGTGCCCTTCTGTACAGGAAACAGGGAAGAATGTGGGCTCGTTTAATTCCTTCAACAATTCAGGTGTTTTCCGTGGACACATAATCCTCAGCTCTGTACAGACCCGAAGATAAGAATCTGGGGAATTTCAACTATTTCTTTTATTAAGTgacgaaagtgaaagtgacgtgacattcagccaagtatggtgacccatactcagaatttgagctctgcatttaacccatccgaagtgcacacacacagagcagtgaacacacacacacacactgtgaacacacacccggagcagtgggtctAAGCCTTAATTAGCATTGCAAATCTATGATCAGTATTCCAATTAATACAGTAAGTGGCTGGAActgttgtttttttgctttgtgtcattattttcatgacaggatggatagatggagggatgactaaataaataaataaggttatGTTGATTTAAATCATTGATTGTATATATAGttgtatatacacaaatatatattttattaatttttttactgttccatatttatttttattttcttaaaaattgcTATAGAAGGAACAATCAAAAACAGTTaaatctgcaaaaaataaaaggcTGATTTAGTGGctttacaaaacacacaaaaatgcaaGGTGAATCTAATGAAACCAAACATTTTTGGGTCATATTTcagcattaaaaatataaagaaaagtaaaaaaacacaagatattttgcactgtgacattattttcatgagagcatttatttatttattgactaaTAATTATTGTATTGCCTTTAGGTTGCATTAAATCATTGGTTAAAATTATTGTAttacattgttttcattttaatttcataaaatatttctataatattttgcaaaaaaaaaagaaaaaagaagtaaAAGGCCAGGGTTCGCTTTGGCAATGTAAATCGTTTGTCTAATTGTCCTAAAAATAAGATAgatatattttaatttctaattttaagATTAATAGCATTAAGTCAAGCCACCATtatgtatacactgtatatagtgctttatacaatacagatttacaACATTTGTTTGGGTTGATTTGCGATCAAACCTGTTTATTGTGAACTGTAGCATCGCTGATCCCAGCTAACCAGAGAACAGACACATGAGGTCAGCACATAAGGCTGTTGTCTTTCACACAGATGTGAGCGTGTGCGCCAGTGGCCCGTGTCAGAACGGCGGCACCTGTGTGGAGGCTCTGAACCAGTTCAAGTGCGCCTGTCCAAACAACTGGAGCGGGAGTCAGTGTCAATACCAGACGCAGACAGGTCTGTGTTTCAGTAATCTATTCTATACGTGTCGGAGGCAGACAGGAGGATGGAAAAGAAGGGAATCTGGGAATCCAATCAACTAGGGGTGTATGATATGGCCAAAATATCATATAATGATTTTTTCAGGAAGGATCGGTGACCCATCATCTTATTGCGATtctatttcatgtttttaaagggatagttcacccaaaaattaaaattcggtcatcatttactcactttcaagctgttccaaaaaaaagtttatttcttctgctgaacacaagtaTTTTTCTGAATAGggttgataaccaaacagttgacagtagcccgtttctgccactgaataaaaaataaaacaaggtagttgtgactttttttctcacaactcTTACTtctttctcacaattgcaagttataacATCAGAATttcgagatataaacttgcaattccgTTAAAAATAATTCAGAGACTatgaactcgcaattctgactttatatctcgcaattgtgaTTTATGAAGTCGAAGTCGATgaagaattgcgagataaaaagtcgtagttaccttgttttatttaattttttagtggtggaaatgggcttccataagcCACTggcttccatagtatgaaaaaaaggtTACCCACCAGTGTtgaggaaagttacttttaaaagtaatgcattacaatattaatACTAATTGCAGGCAAATACAACAGGCAGAAGAAAATGCATATTCACGTGTGTACAGTAGAGGGCGCACCTCACACAAACCTCTCAGCTCTGCTACCATTCTGATTGCATGAAGAATAGGATGCAGGAAAAAAAGTTCAAcactttttaacaataataaaaaaaatgaaacataaaaatcaTTTTTGCTTATAAGGATGGTTGAATTAGTTCATCAAAGTACAGCAGCAAAGACAATGATTATTAAAATGGGATtcaatacataaattatatttgtgatATAATCTCCCACCCCTAATATCAACTACACATTCatgcataaaaattaaaattccaCTAACATAATGAATGTTACATAACAAataacacacttcacctttaacctGTGTTCCGGTCTTTAAATGAAAGCATGCATGTGAATGTTTGTTATTCATATGCGCcgtctgtgtgtttgtggaagGTTAAGTCTCCTCTTTTCCatttcctctctgtctctctcagcgCCTCCGGAGTGGAGCGTCATGAATGACCCAGCCTTCAGCCGAAAGCCCCGCTGTGCCAAAGTGGAGCGAGCTCAACACTGCAGCTGTGACGCAGGCTTCCACATGAGCGGCACCTCAGACAACAGCATCTGTCAGGGTGGGTCCATGCAGGGATTTTAGTAGAGATCTCCGGATGCATTAAAGCAATAAACTACTTACAATGATTATACCAGTAAATGCTACATGTATTATTAACAATGATAGAAGATGACACTTAATAAGGGCCACTTTAACATGTCagatcaggtaaaaaaaaataataatatatattattattattattatttttatttatttatttatttttttttgtcagacaaGCCTTTTCTGACCTAAAATATTTAGGTGTACtataaaaagttttatattttaataatttaacaatacattCACATGTTCACAGTACTTGATTTATGGTCACATGACATTCatgtaaaaacaatttaaaaaaaaaaattatatatatatatatatatatatatatatatatatatatatatatatatatatatatatatatatatatatatatatatatatatatatatgtatatacataatcatatatatatatatatatatatatatatatatatatatgattcaattaattattagctttttcaTCAAAAGTTTGGCTATAATCGAACAAGAATATTTACAAATATGAGATGAAACATATCATATACTGAAATATCCCATTTATTGTTAAGCTATATTAAGTTATAATAGGATCTCTTTCACAGCTTTaagaatcttaattttttttaaatgtgttatatatatatgctataggACTAGTTCAAATAATATTTTCCCTAAGgtgtattttatttccatttctgtcactgtctcTTGTCAGATCCACACATGTAATCATATGTTGAGTTGTTATGTGTGCATGTGCCCAGATGTGAATGAATGTGAGGTGTATAAGACTGAGCGTGGAGGGCCTCTGTGTGGTCACGCCTGTGTAAACGTCCCGGGATCCTACCATTGTTCCTGTCCCACCGGATACAAGCTGCTCGCTGATGGAAGAAGCTGTGAGGGTGAGTGAGAAACGCTCTTAATACGTGTGTTTTACAGCCTGATGTCACAGGAGAGTAAGAAATAAATAGTTCAACTAAAAATAAACATCCTGATGTTAttaactcatcctcatgtcggtCCAAACCCGTATGATGTCTTTGCTGAAAGAGCCTCTGATTTTAGTGGTTTTACACTTTGCAAAGCTCTGCAGGGGTAAATGAAGTGGGTAGATGAAGACAAATAGTGAGAAGCGGTTTATTTCGGGATTTGGCTGGTGAGGCTTAAGTACATTTGGAGAACAAATGAGAGAGATGTTTTGGCTGATCATGAAATAatttggataaaataaaatatacaatattttcagtagtagcattaataataataatacaaataataataataataataaacctaaactaaaataaataaacaatatatttgacctagctcttttttttttgacaactaGTCAATTTTTGTGACCCATCCCTAATATTTATGTAGTGTAAGTCTGACATTTAAATAAGGTTGTGTTGttgtattatttgtatgtatTGTCAAGTTTAAGgctgttgcttttttctttttttctgcgacattaagcaaaaataataattaaaataaaataaatgccatCATACTGATGTTTTGTATTTCCTCCTTGAATAGTTTAATTGCCATTTGCTACTTTGTACTACAGTAGTAACTTGTTGTGTAACAGATTTTCTTTTTAGTTGAAGTTCTGATTACCTTagaataaaattgtaaataaaataaaataattataattttattcttaaataatCAGAATTTCATCTGGACAGTGAAACTCTTTCTATAAAAtagaaaatctaaatgaaatgaaatgaaataaaatcaaataaaatacaacaaaatattaaatattatattttattctgcCATGTAGTAGAAATTTGGCTTAAATACAGGAGTTTCATGCATTTAAAGTGTGGATAATTTTCTAGTTGAAATTATGATTATcttagaataataaataataaatcaaataacattttaaaatgcttttaaatatttaatttatcatcTAGATAAATAAAGGAACCatctagaagaagaaaaaaacagaaagtaatttctTACCACTGATGAATGAAATGCTTGCTCTTttagaaaatctaaataaaataaaatatatttaattctcAAATAAAAAGCGTTTCATTGGGCAGGTGGAAAACATGTGGCTTGATTATAAATCTTTGTCTATATACAGTAAATAGACAGGGTAACAAAGATAGCAATATATTAAATTTGGTATGAAGACAACAcacaattacaaatatttaatgcatttaaaatgtatgcatatagCTTGCATGAAATTGTATGTACTGCCATGGAGTCTCAGATGTGCAATGATGTGGCTCAATACAGAAAatgtaaacagattttaaataacaataattatagaaatatattttaaagacactTCAGTTTTAGATATTGCACAAGTGATTGAAAAGTATCAAATGTACAATGCATTTTAACACATGTGATGCTTTTACAAAGATGATCCCACTCAGAAATCCAGCCAGGAACACATCTACCATAATTAGAGAGAGAACTACGCAAATCAGATTTAAAGTCTAAATGAAAATTCCCTCATGTAGCCAGCATTTCCAGCTCTATGCATCTTCTCTCACTCTATTATTTCTCTCCTCTCTGAATCGAATGTCTCCAGATGTGGATGAATGTCTTACACAACAGCACAACTGCAGTCATGGCACCACCTGTATCAACAGCGGAGGAGGTTTCCAGTGTGTTAACCCAGAGTGTCCACCCTCGAACGGCAACATCAGCTACGTGAAAACATCACCTTTGTGAGTTAGCATACAGCATCCacacctagtgagctgcctgaTTACCTACTGCATGTAACTCAAATAAGACCTGCTTTACAAGCAAGTATACAACAGAAGACTTGACAACTCTTTCCAATAGTATGATGTTACCTGAATGTGCTTCCAGCAGCTGGTAGTTAAAGTTTTCTACATGCAATTTGATGTAATGAGAGTCTCAGGACCGATAACTGTCTCTATCCAATCACGTGgatggataaaaataaaattaaaacagaaaagtacaactctgattttaaaatatgcttaatattACTGTAACTTGAGTATTTGTAATGTATTACTTACTCACACCTCTGTGATTATGAACTGAAAAGACATAATTATGAAATGCtgtcataattataaaataataattaaattatgagATAAGACAAATTATGACATGTCAAAATTGGCATACTAAATCATGATTAGATTAAAAAATTAGGTGAAAATTAACATTaattcagaattatgagaaaaaagaCGGAATTATGACATATAATAATTAAGATTTAGTGTGTCATTATGATAAAAAAGTTACATTACAAAAGTAAATGAAACATACTAAGTCATAATTGAGATGAAAtagaaaagtcaaaattatgggATCGTCATACGGTTAAATTTATTTActttcataattttgacttttcaaTTT is a window from the Carassius gibelio isolate Cgi1373 ecotype wild population from Czech Republic chromosome A13, carGib1.2-hapl.c, whole genome shotgun sequence genome containing:
- the LOC128026760 gene encoding fibulin-7 translates to MKLSYTVYLLLNFLSLYDCNDSAQGCMDKHRVMGMLRQMEKFLKGQEIRFTEGLRIIKSKLTNLQNSVSKPPQADQSSSQSSCPPLLAPAHGRKFGSKYLVGHEVHFTCSQGYRMIGPGTRVCHENGTWSGVSVVCKDVSVCASGPCQNGGTCVEALNQFKCACPNNWSGSQCQYQTQTAPPEWSVMNDPAFSRKPRCAKVERAQHCSCDAGFHMSGTSDNSICQDVNECEVYKTERGGPLCGHACVNVPGSYHCSCPTGYKLLADGRSCEDVDECLTQQHNCSHGTTCINSGGGFQCVNPECPPSNGNISYVKTSPLQCERNPCPMESRSCPFAAKTISYHYLSLPSNLRTPATLFRMATATAPGRPGPDSLRFGIAGGGDARSMFVMQRSDRQTGELILVQPLRGPQELSVEVEMSEYADRTFQAKYLARVNLLISPYEF